In Apium graveolens cultivar Ventura unplaced genomic scaffold, ASM990537v1 ctg4796, whole genome shotgun sequence, one genomic interval encodes:
- the LOC141702218 gene encoding uncharacterized protein LOC141702218, with amino-acid sequence MFRRRFRMRQLLFLRIEGAVTAHDSYFIQKTDAVGVRGLSSLQKITAALRMLAYGADEDSVDEYIRISESITIDSLKRFVKAIIEVFGPEYLRRPNTEDTSRLLAFAEQHGFPAEGRGPEVNFSINGHEYKMGYYLADGIYPSWPIFVKNISVPQENVDEVWNTEITLWNKRGGREIQGEAGDDGSLDGLLLPNGLF; translated from the exons ATGTTTCGTAGAAGATTTCGGATGCGTCAGCTACTATTCTTGAGGATTGAAGGAGCAGTTACAGCTCATGATAGTTATTTCATTCAAAAAACTGACGCAGTTGGGGTCCGTGGATTATCCTCCCTACAGAAAATTACAGCTGCGCTTAGAATGCTTGCTTATGGTGCGGATGAAGATTCGGTTGATGAATATATTAGGATTAGTGAAAGTATAACTATCGATAGTCTTAAAAGATTTGTGAAAGCAATTATTGAAGTATTCGGTCCTGAATATTTGAGACGGCCAAATACGGAAGATACATCAAGATTATTGGCATTTGCAGAACAACACGGCTTTCCAG CAGAAGGTCGCGGACCTGAAGTTAATTTTAGTATCAATGGGCATGAATATAAGATGGGATACTATCTCGCTGACGGTATATATCCTTCTTGGCCAATCTTTGTTAAAAATATTTCAGTTCCTCAAG AAAACGTGGATGAGGTGTGGAACACTGAAATTACATTGTGGAATAAAAGGGGCGGGAGAGAGATTCAGGGAGAGGCGGGAGATGACGGGAGTCTAGATGGACTCCTTTTACCGAATGGGCTTTTTTAG